One Microcaecilia unicolor chromosome 8, aMicUni1.1, whole genome shotgun sequence DNA window includes the following coding sequences:
- the LOC115475816 gene encoding cAMP-dependent protein kinase inhibitor gamma-like — MEVESAYSDFITCDRTGRRNAVPDIKGDSNSSSVRELAGEMGDLSIQGSESPSDTAASDDKAGERPDGQGDHSAS; from the exons ATGGAGGTCGAGTCTGCGTACTCTGATTTCATCACATGCGATCGAACTGGTCGAAGGAATGCCGTTCCAGACATCAAAGGAGATTCAAATTCCAGTAGTGTGCGAGAGCTGGCAGGTGAAATGGGTGACCTTTCTATCCAAGGCTCAG AGAGCCCATCAGACACAGCTGCATCGGACGACAAGGCTGGGGAGAGGCCAGATGGACAAGGTGATCACTCTGCATCATGA